One genomic segment of Trichococcus shcherbakoviae includes these proteins:
- the rpiA gene encoding ribose-5-phosphate isomerase RpiA, translating to MELKELVGLKAAEYIKDGMTVGLGTGSTAYYFVKEIGRRVNEEGLKITGVTTSIQTKELAESLGIPLKSVDEVTCIDITVDGADEISEDFQGIKGGGGALLFEKIVADNSKKVIWIVDESKMVKHLGAFPLPVEVVCYGSIQLFNKFNEKGYNPEFRKTATGDYYLTDEKNNIIDLHLGEILDPKALAEDLIHLTGVVEHGLFLDCVDTVLVGTKDGVKVIEAKR from the coding sequence ATGGAACTAAAAGAACTGGTTGGATTAAAAGCTGCAGAATACATCAAAGACGGTATGACAGTAGGTCTGGGGACGGGCTCGACTGCTTATTATTTTGTGAAGGAAATCGGTAGACGTGTGAACGAGGAAGGATTGAAGATCACTGGGGTGACGACTTCTATCCAAACGAAGGAATTGGCTGAGTCGTTAGGGATTCCGTTGAAGAGTGTGGATGAAGTTACTTGCATCGACATCACAGTGGACGGAGCCGATGAAATCAGCGAAGATTTCCAAGGGATCAAAGGCGGCGGCGGAGCCTTGCTGTTCGAAAAGATCGTTGCCGATAATTCCAAGAAAGTCATCTGGATCGTCGATGAAAGCAAAATGGTGAAACATCTGGGCGCATTCCCGCTGCCAGTGGAAGTTGTCTGCTACGGATCGATCCAACTGTTCAATAAATTCAACGAAAAAGGCTACAATCCGGAATTCCGTAAGACGGCAACCGGGGACTATTATTTGACTGATGAGAAGAATAACATCATCGATCTGCATCTGGGTGAAATTTTGGATCCGAAGGCACTTGCCGAGGACCTGATCCATCTGACCGGTGTCGTGGAGCATGGTTTGTTCCTGGATTGTGTGGATACCGTTTTGGTCGGTACAAAAGACGGCGTGAAAGTGATCGAAGCGAAAAGATAA
- a CDS encoding serine dehydratase beta chain, with the protein MSHTFRSIFDIIGPVMVGPSSSHTAGALALGKAAAQLFEVKPKKVTIHYYESFADTHLGHGTDFAILGGILGFAADDPMIPQSLKMAESQKIAVTFIEEIGDSPVGHPNTAKMVLERDKKKISVTGSSIGGGSIVLNHVAIDNFSMRLDAHLPIYFIHQNTLQYHLYSEAEWQNYFAFKGYPLNDIRIFRESDTEWVILYLDTVPTKEIIYEINELPFIEKAILIS; encoded by the coding sequence ATGAGCCATACATTCAGAAGCATATTCGACATCATCGGACCGGTGATGGTCGGCCCTTCCAGTTCGCATACTGCCGGCGCCCTGGCATTGGGGAAAGCGGCGGCGCAGCTGTTCGAGGTCAAGCCGAAAAAGGTCACGATCCACTACTACGAATCGTTCGCGGATACCCATCTCGGGCACGGCACCGATTTTGCGATCCTCGGCGGCATACTTGGTTTTGCGGCGGATGATCCGATGATTCCGCAATCCCTGAAGATGGCCGAATCCCAAAAGATAGCCGTGACATTCATCGAAGAGATCGGCGACTCCCCCGTCGGCCACCCGAACACAGCCAAGATGGTGTTGGAACGGGACAAGAAAAAAATATCCGTCACGGGCAGTTCCATCGGGGGCGGCTCGATCGTCCTGAACCATGTTGCCATCGACAACTTTTCGATGCGTTTGGATGCGCATCTGCCTATCTATTTCATCCATCAGAATACGCTCCAATACCATCTTTACAGCGAGGCAGAATGGCAGAATTATTTCGCATTCAAAGGCTATCCCCTGAATGATATCCGCATTTTCAGGGAGAGCGATACCGAATGGGTCATCCTCTATCTGGATACGGTCCCCACCAAAGAAATAATCTACGAAATCAACGAGCTGCCTTTCATCGAAAAGGCGATATTGATAAGTTAG
- a CDS encoding cyclophilin-like fold protein has translation MRKRILLTFMLFAVCLLAACFRQTFERGEIDLNSGLQINQSSENGIESGGDKMQIQIQDNTHTVVFMLNNSVAAGSLYKQLPLKIMVENYGNNEKIFYPPTKLNTSNTPSAEGPAGTLAYFEPWGNVVMYYGSFGRYRGLYDLGIAVSGGEHIKELTGEISVTKVSD, from the coding sequence ATGAGAAAGAGAATCTTGCTAACTTTCATGCTCTTCGCAGTTTGTCTATTAGCCGCTTGCTTTAGACAAACTTTTGAAAGAGGTGAGATAGATTTGAACTCAGGACTACAGATTAACCAATCGTCAGAAAATGGTATTGAGAGTGGAGGAGATAAAATGCAGATACAAATTCAAGATAACACGCATACTGTTGTATTTATGCTAAATAATAGTGTTGCGGCAGGATCACTCTATAAGCAGCTTCCGTTGAAAATAATGGTGGAGAATTATGGGAACAACGAAAAAATATTTTATCCGCCAACAAAACTGAATACCAGTAACACTCCAAGTGCAGAAGGTCCTGCTGGCACACTTGCATATTTCGAACCATGGGGAAATGTCGTCATGTATTATGGCAGCTTTGGACGTTATCGGGGGTTGTATGATTTGGGAATAGCTGTTTCAGGGGGAGAACATATCAAAGAATTGACAGGGGAAATATCTGTTACCAAGGTTTCTGATTGA
- a CDS encoding ABC transporter substrate-binding protein, translated as MKKLMGMAVAVLLACAVIAFGINSLNRAQGFSDGNTLTIYNWGDYIEPELITKFEEESGYKVSYETFDSNEAMYTKVKQGGTAYDLSIPSEYMIDKMAEEGLLIELDHSKIDGLENIDPRFLDLPFDEGNKYSIPYFWGTLGIIYNDKMVTEEITSWSDLWDPSYANSLLLIDGAREVMGLALQSEGYSLNETDPMILTEIAEKLKDITPNVKAIVADEIKMYMIQEEAAIAVTFSGEASEMLWENENLHYVIPEEGSNLWFDNIVIPKTARNIDGAYAFINFMLEPENAAINAEYVGYATPNKTAIELMDPEITSDEQFYPSDEIMDKLEVYENLGAKTLGTYNDLFLEIKMFRK; from the coding sequence ATGAAAAAATTAATGGGAATGGCGGTTGCTGTGCTGCTTGCTTGTGCGGTCATCGCTTTCGGAATTAACTCCTTGAACAGAGCGCAAGGTTTTTCGGATGGGAATACGCTGACGATTTACAACTGGGGCGATTATATCGAACCGGAGCTGATCACAAAATTCGAAGAGGAGTCCGGGTATAAAGTTTCATACGAAACGTTCGATTCGAACGAGGCGATGTACACCAAAGTCAAACAGGGCGGAACGGCCTACGATCTGAGTATCCCTTCGGAGTACATGATCGACAAAATGGCTGAAGAGGGCTTGCTGATCGAACTGGACCATTCGAAGATCGATGGTCTGGAGAATATCGATCCGCGCTTCCTGGATTTGCCGTTCGACGAAGGCAACAAATACTCTATCCCTTATTTCTGGGGAACCTTGGGCATCATCTACAACGACAAAATGGTCACGGAAGAGATCACTTCCTGGTCCGATCTGTGGGATCCGAGCTATGCGAACAGTCTGCTTCTGATCGACGGGGCGCGTGAAGTAATGGGGCTGGCCCTCCAAAGTGAAGGCTACTCGCTGAACGAAACCGACCCGATGATCTTGACTGAGATTGCGGAGAAATTGAAGGACATTACGCCGAACGTCAAAGCGATCGTTGCCGATGAAATCAAGATGTACATGATCCAGGAGGAGGCGGCCATCGCCGTGACTTTCTCCGGAGAAGCCAGCGAGATGCTCTGGGAAAATGAAAATCTTCATTACGTAATCCCTGAGGAAGGCTCCAATCTCTGGTTCGACAATATCGTCATACCGAAGACCGCAAGAAATATCGATGGCGCTTATGCCTTCATCAATTTCATGCTGGAACCTGAAAATGCTGCAATCAATGCGGAATACGTCGGCTACGCGACACCGAACAAAACTGCCATCGAGCTGATGGATCCCGAGATCACCAGCGACGAACAGTTTTATCCTTCCGACGAAATCATGGACAAACTCGAGGTCTACGAAAACCTAGGCGCCAAAACCCTGGGAACGTATAATGACTTGTTCCTCGAAATCAAAATGTTCCGGAAATAG
- the sdaAA gene encoding L-serine ammonia-lyase, iron-sulfur-dependent, subunit alpha, which produces MYNKIAELVTAAEESGKPISELMLLQEMAKSHRTREDIWEQMRNNYHVMKAAVEKGLTGDGVFSPTGLTGGEAVKLRNYRQRGNTLSGDDLLIAVESAIATNEVNASLGIICATPTAGSSGTLPGVMFAIKDKLGLTEEQMVQMLFCASGFGMVIANNAMIAGAAGGCQAEVGSASGMAAAAAVEIAGGTPEQASEAMAMAISNLLGLVCDPVAGLVEIPCVKRNAIGAVNALISADMALAGLTNKIPADDVIEAMRKVGKNLPASLRETGLGGLAATREGVRLKMMIFGQQLEVKPEWVDDQPPVKANPFE; this is translated from the coding sequence TTGTACAATAAGATTGCAGAACTGGTTACGGCCGCGGAGGAAAGCGGCAAACCGATTTCCGAATTGATGCTGCTGCAGGAAATGGCCAAGAGCCACCGAACGCGCGAGGATATTTGGGAACAGATGCGCAACAATTACCACGTCATGAAAGCCGCTGTCGAAAAAGGCTTAACTGGCGATGGCGTATTTTCCCCCACTGGTTTGACAGGCGGCGAAGCCGTGAAACTGCGGAACTACCGCCAACGCGGCAATACCCTTTCAGGCGACGACCTGCTGATTGCAGTGGAGAGCGCCATCGCCACGAACGAAGTCAATGCTTCGTTGGGCATCATCTGCGCCACTCCGACTGCCGGTTCATCGGGGACTTTGCCCGGTGTTATGTTCGCGATCAAGGACAAGCTTGGGCTGACGGAGGAGCAGATGGTCCAAATGCTCTTCTGCGCCAGCGGGTTCGGCATGGTGATCGCCAACAATGCCATGATCGCGGGAGCCGCTGGAGGCTGCCAGGCCGAAGTCGGGAGTGCGTCCGGGATGGCAGCCGCTGCTGCCGTCGAAATCGCGGGTGGCACGCCAGAGCAGGCATCGGAAGCGATGGCGATGGCCATCAGCAATCTGCTCGGACTCGTCTGCGATCCGGTTGCCGGACTGGTGGAAATCCCCTGCGTCAAGCGCAATGCGATCGGTGCAGTCAACGCCTTGATCAGCGCCGATATGGCCTTGGCCGGACTGACGAACAAGATACCCGCCGACGATGTGATCGAAGCGATGCGCAAAGTCGGAAAAAACCTTCCCGCTTCCCTGCGCGAAACCGGCTTGGGCGGCCTTGCAGCCACCCGTGAAGGCGTACGCCTGAAAATGATGATCTTCGGCCAGCAGCTGGAAGTCAAGCCGGAATGGGTGGATGATCAGCCACCGGTCAAAGCGAATCCATTCGAATAG
- a CDS encoding ABC transporter permease: MKTTANTKWNNAFLALVFALLYLPIFYLIFYSFNAGGTMNSFTGFTWEHYQAVFEDTRLIGIVLNTFLVALLSALSATAIGTMGAIFIYYTKKRSTKNALLSLNNVLMVSPDVIIGASLLILFTLLGFSLGFSSVLLSHIAFSIPIVVLMVLPKLYEMNDSMISAAQDLGASSGQVFSRILIPSITPGILSGFFMAFTYSLDDFAVTFFVTGNGFTTLAVEIYSRARRGVSLEINALSALMFLFTLLLVLGYYFIQQYGHNKRAQQLKAIGKRAGSDKAVKRG; the protein is encoded by the coding sequence ATGAAGACAACAGCCAACACGAAGTGGAACAATGCGTTCCTTGCGCTTGTTTTCGCCTTGCTGTACCTGCCGATTTTTTATCTGATTTTTTATTCGTTCAATGCCGGCGGTACCATGAATTCCTTCACTGGGTTTACATGGGAGCATTACCAAGCTGTCTTTGAGGACACGCGCTTGATCGGTATCGTTTTGAACACATTTTTAGTTGCCTTGCTTTCGGCCCTCAGCGCAACTGCAATCGGTACGATGGGTGCAATCTTCATTTATTACACAAAAAAACGCAGCACCAAAAATGCGCTTCTGAGTCTGAACAACGTGTTGATGGTTTCCCCTGACGTCATCATCGGGGCGAGCCTGTTGATCCTTTTCACGTTGCTCGGCTTTTCGCTGGGATTCTCTTCAGTGCTGCTGTCGCACATCGCTTTTTCGATTCCGATCGTCGTGCTGATGGTACTGCCGAAGCTTTATGAGATGAACGATTCGATGATCAGTGCGGCCCAGGATCTGGGCGCCAGCTCTGGCCAAGTGTTCAGCAGAATCCTGATCCCGAGTATCACTCCAGGGATCCTGAGCGGTTTCTTCATGGCCTTCACCTATTCCTTGGATGATTTTGCGGTTACCTTTTTCGTGACGGGGAACGGCTTCACCACTTTGGCGGTGGAAATCTATTCGCGGGCCCGCCGTGGTGTCAGCCTGGAAATCAATGCGCTCAGTGCGCTGATGTTCCTGTTCACGCTGCTGTTGGTCTTGGGCTACTATTTCATTCAACAATACGGGCACAATAAACGTGCGCAACAATTAAAGGCGATTGGAAAACGCGCCGGTTCGGATAAGGCGGTGAAGCGCGGATGA
- a CDS encoding Rid family detoxifying hydrolase, whose protein sequence is MTKFISTDKAPAAIGPYSQGTRKNGFIFSSGQLPIDMETKELVTDPAAATTASLNNVLTIVKAGGGSLESIVKVNVFVKDINDFDAINGAYTAFFGEHKPARSLVQVAALPKDAVIEIEAIAGKD, encoded by the coding sequence TTGACTAAATTCATAAGTACAGACAAAGCGCCCGCAGCTATCGGACCTTATTCGCAAGGAACAAGAAAGAACGGCTTCATCTTTTCATCCGGACAATTACCGATCGATATGGAAACGAAAGAGCTTGTGACTGACCCTGCAGCAGCGACAACAGCCAGCTTGAACAATGTTTTGACAATCGTCAAAGCGGGCGGCGGATCGTTGGAATCGATCGTGAAAGTCAACGTGTTCGTGAAGGACATCAACGATTTTGACGCCATCAACGGCGCATACACTGCATTCTTCGGCGAACATAAACCAGCCCGTTCATTGGTGCAGGTTGCCGCTTTACCGAAAGATGCCGTCATCGAAATCGAAGCCATCGCAGGAAAAGACTGA
- a CDS encoding ABC transporter permease — protein MTKNSRAFYSVPYVLWLGLFVLAPMLLILYQSFFDITGSLTFANYATYFSSGNYLRMTMNSFLYAFIITLVTFLISYPTALFLSRTQHKQLWLSLIILPTWINLLLKAYAFIGLFSQSGTVNQFLGFMGISPQQILFTDFSFIFVAAYIELPFMILPIFNSIEELNPSLIVASEDLGATRMQTLTRVIFPLTMSGVRSGFQAVFIPSLSLFMLTRLIGGNRVITLGTAVEQHFLVTQNWGMGSTIGVILIISMIAIMSLTSDKRKKGRGAK, from the coding sequence ATGACGAAAAATTCTAGAGCGTTTTATTCTGTTCCTTACGTGCTGTGGTTGGGGTTGTTTGTCCTCGCGCCGATGCTGTTGATCCTGTATCAGTCCTTTTTCGACATCACCGGGTCCTTAACGTTTGCCAACTACGCGACCTATTTCAGCTCGGGAAATTATCTGCGGATGACCATGAATTCGTTCCTTTATGCGTTCATCATCACCCTCGTGACTTTCCTGATCAGTTACCCGACGGCGCTGTTCCTGAGCCGGACGCAGCACAAGCAACTTTGGCTGTCCTTAATCATTCTGCCGACATGGATCAATCTCTTGCTGAAGGCCTATGCCTTCATCGGTTTGTTCAGTCAGAGTGGTACGGTCAATCAATTCCTTGGCTTCATGGGCATAAGTCCCCAACAGATCCTGTTCACGGACTTCAGTTTCATTTTCGTGGCGGCCTACATCGAGCTGCCTTTTATGATACTGCCAATCTTCAATTCGATCGAAGAGCTGAACCCGTCCTTGATCGTAGCAAGCGAGGACTTGGGTGCGACAAGGATGCAGACGTTGACTCGGGTCATCTTTCCTTTGACGATGAGCGGCGTGCGCAGTGGCTTTCAGGCCGTCTTCATTCCGTCGTTGTCGCTGTTCATGCTGACGCGTCTGATCGGCGGAAACCGGGTAATCACGCTGGGAACCGCAGTTGAGCAGCATTTTCTCGTCACCCAGAACTGGGGGATGGGATCGACGATCGGCGTCATTCTGATCATCAGCATGATTGCCATCATGTCCCTGACGAGTGACAAAAGGAAGAAAGGCAGGGGAGCTAAATGA
- a CDS encoding pyrimidine-nucleoside phosphorylase gives MRMVDLIIKKQEGKALTKEEIRFIIDGYTDGSIPDYQMSAWAMAVFFQDMTDEERMELTMAMAESGDQIDLSAIEGIKVDKHSTGGVGDTTTLVLAPLVASCGVPVAKMSGRGLGHTGGTLDKLESIPGFHVEIDEATFASIVNENKVAVIGQSGNLCPADKKLYALRDVTGTVNSLPLIASSIMCKKIAAGADAIVLDVKIGAGAFMKTEEDARALAHAMVKIGNLAGRKTMAIISDMSQPLGVAVGNALEVEVAIETLKGNGPKDLEALCIELGSQMVYLGGKSADLAEARALVTENLRNGKALEKFKVFVASQGGNPAVVDDYSLMPQASLQQDVLAVASGYVTEIVADDIGVAAMLLGAGRATKESTIDLSAGLKILKKVGDPVQKGEAIVRMFANKADFGQAEKLIQEAYSIGEEQKEITLIHSVILD, from the coding sequence ATGAGAATGGTAGATTTAATTATCAAGAAACAAGAAGGCAAAGCATTGACGAAAGAAGAGATCCGTTTCATCATCGATGGCTACACGGATGGGTCGATCCCTGATTATCAGATGAGCGCATGGGCGATGGCCGTATTTTTCCAGGACATGACCGATGAGGAGCGGATGGAATTGACGATGGCCATGGCTGAGTCCGGCGATCAGATCGATCTTTCCGCCATTGAAGGAATAAAAGTCGACAAACATTCAACCGGTGGCGTCGGCGACACGACGACGTTGGTTTTGGCTCCATTGGTCGCCAGCTGCGGCGTGCCGGTAGCGAAAATGAGCGGACGCGGACTGGGGCATACAGGCGGAACGCTGGATAAACTGGAATCGATCCCCGGCTTCCACGTGGAGATCGACGAAGCGACCTTTGCGTCCATCGTGAATGAAAACAAGGTCGCCGTAATCGGGCAATCCGGCAACCTCTGCCCTGCAGACAAAAAATTATATGCGCTGCGGGATGTGACCGGAACCGTGAACTCATTGCCGCTGATCGCAAGTTCGATCATGTGCAAAAAAATCGCAGCCGGTGCGGATGCGATCGTGCTCGATGTGAAAATCGGAGCCGGAGCGTTCATGAAGACGGAAGAGGATGCGCGGGCACTTGCCCATGCGATGGTCAAAATCGGCAATCTGGCCGGCCGCAAAACGATGGCGATCATTTCCGACATGAGCCAGCCTTTGGGTGTGGCTGTAGGGAACGCCTTGGAAGTTGAAGTAGCGATCGAAACGTTGAAGGGCAACGGGCCGAAAGACCTGGAGGCGCTCTGTATCGAATTGGGAAGCCAGATGGTCTATCTGGGCGGGAAATCGGCTGATTTGGCTGAAGCCCGTGCACTTGTGACAGAAAACCTCCGCAACGGCAAAGCCTTGGAGAAATTCAAAGTTTTTGTAGCCTCCCAAGGCGGGAACCCGGCAGTCGTGGATGATTATTCATTGATGCCGCAAGCCTCGCTCCAACAGGATGTTTTGGCAGTAGCATCCGGGTATGTGACGGAAATCGTTGCGGATGATATCGGAGTGGCCGCTATGCTTTTAGGGGCTGGACGCGCCACGAAAGAAAGCACGATCGATCTGTCGGCTGGACTGAAGATTCTGAAAAAAGTCGGTGATCCAGTTCAAAAAGGCGAAGCAATCGTCAGAATGTTCGCCAACAAAGCAGATTTCGGTCAGGCCGAAAAGCTGATCCAGGAAGCCTATTCCATCGGTGAAGAACAAAAAGAAATCACGCTGATCCACAGTGTCATCTTAGATTGA
- a CDS encoding DUF3744 domain-containing protein, giving the protein MRRPLISFQNFSFTYSDQKEPTLEELNVTIYEGEKILVLGPSGSGKTTFARCLTGVLPSEENGDASGNILFHHQINQTVAPFEDFLPNEMKLVKNSLIPHADQMGKFGVKQHVPFRTADDVKKMDNWHDFLKKRPYLKRSFMKLSEQQLGDITMAGISLDGKPVILFDEPLANLDPSSGDLAMKFIDDLHRVSDTTVLIIEHRLEDVLAQPIDRILLFSGGRIIADATPEEILRTEILSDIGIREPLYITAMRYAGVDLDNVRELANAKKVNGPQLKEQMESWLNYLPQFRYPDYDEVLLELDGLSFKYPWNDKDIVDGAFLRIYKGEMISLVGANGAGKSTLSRLMTGEEKPQSGHIYWKGHEVSDIDADEAENFVGYVPQNPKDSLSQETVYEEIALKLKQRNLPDDEIQRKVDEVAKVCGLQYIKDLPLSMLSFGQLKRVSIAAVLALDPELIILDEPAAGQDFSHYKDIMHFLQRIHQNGVTVVIVTHDMHLMLEYTRRAVVMAKGKIVADTSSAFVLINPRLIQIASLKETTLFTFANQIGMTDPYSFTEKFVYYDRAARLF; this is encoded by the coding sequence ATGCGAAGACCACTGATATCTTTTCAGAACTTTAGTTTCACCTATTCAGATCAAAAGGAACCGACGTTGGAAGAACTGAATGTCACCATCTACGAAGGAGAAAAAATACTTGTGCTCGGCCCTAGCGGCTCCGGGAAAACGACCTTTGCCCGCTGCCTCACTGGCGTATTGCCGAGTGAAGAGAACGGCGATGCAAGCGGAAACATCCTCTTTCACCATCAGATCAATCAAACGGTTGCCCCCTTTGAAGATTTTCTTCCGAATGAAATGAAACTGGTCAAGAACAGTCTGATTCCCCACGCGGATCAGATGGGAAAATTTGGAGTGAAGCAACACGTCCCGTTCCGTACAGCGGATGATGTGAAAAAAATGGACAATTGGCATGATTTTTTGAAGAAACGCCCTTATCTGAAGCGCAGTTTCATGAAATTGTCGGAACAGCAGTTGGGTGACATCACGATGGCCGGCATCTCCTTGGATGGCAAGCCAGTGATTCTATTCGATGAGCCATTGGCGAATCTGGACCCGAGTTCCGGGGATTTGGCCATGAAATTCATCGATGATCTGCATCGCGTCAGCGACACGACCGTCCTCATCATCGAACATAGGTTGGAAGATGTATTGGCGCAACCGATTGATCGTATCCTGCTGTTTTCCGGCGGGCGGATCATCGCCGATGCGACGCCGGAGGAGATACTCCGCACCGAAATTTTGAGCGATATCGGCATCCGGGAACCGCTTTACATCACGGCCATGCGCTATGCCGGAGTCGATCTGGACAATGTCCGGGAACTGGCGAACGCCAAGAAAGTGAACGGGCCGCAATTAAAGGAACAGATGGAGAGTTGGCTGAATTATCTGCCGCAATTCAGGTATCCCGATTATGATGAAGTGCTTCTGGAACTGGATGGCTTATCGTTCAAATACCCTTGGAACGACAAGGACATCGTCGACGGTGCCTTTCTCCGCATCTACAAAGGAGAAATGATCAGCTTGGTCGGTGCGAACGGCGCCGGCAAATCGACGCTTTCCCGTTTGATGACCGGAGAGGAAAAACCGCAGAGTGGCCATATCTACTGGAAAGGCCATGAAGTCAGCGACATCGATGCGGATGAAGCGGAAAACTTTGTCGGCTACGTCCCGCAGAACCCGAAAGACAGCCTGTCACAGGAAACCGTGTATGAAGAGATTGCCTTAAAACTGAAACAGCGCAACTTGCCGGATGATGAGATCCAAAGGAAAGTCGATGAAGTTGCGAAAGTTTGTGGACTGCAGTACATCAAAGACTTGCCGTTATCAATGCTGAGCTTCGGCCAATTGAAACGGGTGTCGATTGCAGCCGTATTGGCACTTGATCCAGAGTTGATCATCTTGGATGAGCCGGCAGCCGGGCAGGATTTCAGCCATTATAAGGACATCATGCATTTCCTCCAGCGGATCCACCAGAACGGTGTGACCGTCGTGATCGTAACGCATGACATGCACCTGATGCTGGAATACACCCGCAGAGCGGTCGTCATGGCCAAAGGGAAGATCGTGGCCGATACGAGTTCCGCTTTTGTCCTCATCAATCCTAGGCTGATCCAGATCGCCTCATTGAAAGAGACCACCTTGTTCACCTTCGCTAATCAGATCGGAATGACGGATCCGTATTCCTTTACGGAAAAATTCGTCTATTACGATCGGGCAGCGCGGCTATTCTGA
- a CDS encoding ABC transporter ATP-binding protein, whose product MTDKPIITLENVKKVYDDETVLHDISFELEKGKFYTLLGPSGCGKTTILRLIAGFADATEGIIKINGETVNDIPANRRKVNTVFQDYALFPHMNVFDNIAFGLTIKKMPKDQVKLKVEEALKMVQLEGYENREISEMSGGQQQRVAIARAIVNEPDVLLLDEPLSALDLKLRTDMQYELRELQQRLGITFIFVTHDQEEALAMSDWIFVMNKGEIVQSGTPVDIYDEPIDRFVADFIGESNIVPGKMVEDYKVSFVGKEFECSDAGITPGEKIEIVIRPEDLELTTVENGKLVVNIDTQLFRGVHYEIIGYDKDGNEWMIHSTKRAEIGKDVGLHFGPQDIHVMRLGESEEEFDARLESYEE is encoded by the coding sequence ATGACTGACAAACCGATCATTACTTTGGAGAATGTAAAAAAAGTATACGATGATGAAACTGTATTGCACGATATTAGCTTTGAACTTGAAAAAGGTAAATTTTACACACTTTTGGGACCATCCGGCTGCGGGAAGACGACTATTCTGCGTTTGATTGCCGGCTTCGCGGACGCTACGGAAGGCATCATCAAAATCAATGGCGAAACGGTGAATGACATACCGGCGAACCGTCGCAAAGTCAATACCGTTTTCCAGGACTACGCATTGTTCCCCCATATGAATGTTTTCGATAACATCGCATTTGGGCTGACGATCAAAAAAATGCCCAAGGACCAGGTCAAGCTGAAAGTTGAGGAAGCCCTGAAAATGGTTCAACTTGAGGGCTATGAGAATCGCGAAATCAGCGAAATGTCGGGCGGCCAGCAACAGCGCGTTGCAATCGCCAGGGCCATCGTCAACGAACCGGATGTGCTGCTGTTGGATGAACCGTTGTCGGCTTTGGACTTGAAGCTGCGCACGGATATGCAGTACGAACTGAGGGAACTGCAGCAGCGTCTTGGCATCACCTTCATTTTTGTTACGCACGATCAGGAAGAGGCATTGGCCATGAGCGATTGGATTTTCGTCATGAACAAAGGCGAGATTGTCCAGAGTGGCACACCTGTGGATATTTATGATGAACCGATCGACCGTTTCGTCGCAGATTTCATCGGCGAAAGCAATATCGTTCCAGGGAAGATGGTTGAAGATTACAAAGTCAGCTTCGTCGGCAAGGAGTTCGAATGTTCCGATGCGGGAATCACGCCGGGCGAAAAAATCGAAATCGTCATCCGTCCGGAAGATCTGGAGTTGACGACTGTCGAAAACGGCAAACTGGTCGTGAACATCGATACGCAGCTGTTCCGCGGTGTCCACTATGAGATCATCGGCTACGACAAGGACGGAAACGAGTGGATGATCCATTCCACCAAGCGTGCGGAAATCGGCAAGGATGTCGGGCTCCATTTCGGTCCGCAGGATATCCATGTCATGCGTCTGGGCGAATCCGAAGAAGAATTCGATGCCCGTCTCGAAAGTTATGAAGAGTAG